A genomic region of Sulfobacillus acidophilus DSM 10332 contains the following coding sequences:
- a CDS encoding NADH dehydrogenase subunit E (PFAM: Respiratory-chain NADH dehydrogenase 24 Kd subunit~TIGRFAM: NADH-quinone oxidoreductase, E subunit~COGs: COG1905 NADH:ubiquinone oxidoreductase 24 kD subunit~InterPro IPR002023~KEGG: afo:Afer_0367 NADH-quinone oxidoreductase, E subunit~PFAM: NADH:ubiquinone oxidoreductase, 24kDa subunit~PRIAM: NADH dehydrogenase (quinone)~SPTR: NADH-quinone oxidoreductase, E subunit;~TIGRFAM: NADH:ubiquinone oxidoreductase, 24kDa subunit) — MKPEWQQWAEEAKREFPKANSALLPLLHRIQSAEGWLSPETLQDVASLLNLPVQYVESVASFYTLFYKEPVGKKVVHVCVGLSCMLAGSDRLMHNLEDKLGIKQGQTTPDGEYTLLEAECLAACDLAPVAQVNLRYRGPIPPEEPDRLLKEEEVSS; from the coding sequence ATGAAACCCGAATGGCAACAATGGGCTGAAGAGGCCAAACGCGAGTTCCCGAAAGCCAATTCGGCCTTATTACCGCTTTTGCATCGGATTCAATCGGCGGAAGGCTGGCTGAGCCCCGAGACGTTACAGGACGTGGCGTCTCTACTGAACCTGCCGGTGCAGTATGTGGAATCGGTGGCGTCTTTTTATACCTTGTTCTATAAGGAACCGGTGGGGAAGAAAGTCGTGCATGTTTGTGTGGGGCTTTCCTGCATGTTAGCGGGCTCCGACCGGTTGATGCACAATCTGGAAGACAAATTGGGCATTAAGCAAGGGCAGACTACGCCGGACGGCGAGTACACCCTTTTAGAGGCCGAATGTTTGGCGGCGTGTGATTTGGCGCCGGTGGCGCAAGTCAATTTGCGCTATCGCGGGCCGATTCCTCCTGAAGAGCCCGACCGCCTCTTAAAAGAGGAGGAGGTGTCGTCGTGA
- a CDS encoding NADH dehydrogenase subunit F (PFAM: NADH-ubiquinone oxidoreductase-F iron-sulfur binding region; Respiratory-chain NADH dehydrogenase 51 Kd subunit; SLBB domain~TIGRFAM: NADH-quinone oxidoreductase, F subunit~COGs: COG1894 NADH:ubiquinone oxidoreductase NADH-binding (51 kD) subunit~InterPro IPR011538:IPR019554:IPR019575:IPR011537~KEGG: smd:Smed_3618 NADH-quinone oxidoreductase subunit F~PFAM: NADH:ubiquinone oxidoreductase, 51kDa subunit; Soluble ligand binding domain; NADH ubiquinone oxidoreductase, F subunit, iron sulphur binding~PRIAM: NADH dehydrogenase (quinone)~SPTR: NADH-quinone oxidoreductase, F subunit;~TIGRFAM: NADH ubiquinone oxidoreductase, F subunit): protein MSVPRHVLLRNQEIPDIDQFDVYMAHGGYDALKKALAEYEPEALVDLVKRSGLRGRGGAGFPTGVKWGFLPKDGRPRYLVVNSDEAEPGTFKDRELIEHNPHQLIEGMIIASYAIGAREAYVYVRGEFLRGAEQLRRAVREAYAHGFLGERILGSDFSLDIHVYRGAGAYICGEESALLESLEGKRGNPRLKPPFPAVAGLYGLPTIVNNVETICNVPPIVMYGAEWYTSMGTEKSPGIKIMSVSGKVRRPGNYEVPLATPLRTLLEEYAGGMLPGYQIKAVIPGGSSVPLLTADQLDTPLDYESMMAAGTMLGSGGCIVLDDQTCIVKAAARLVKFYREESCGKCTPCREGTYWMTDVLERIEAGLGEADDLTVLLDIADNISGKSFCPLGDAALGFMVSAVKHFREEFEAHIREHRCPMGAKAYDTVNY, encoded by the coding sequence GTGAGTGTACCCCGCCATGTCTTGCTGCGTAATCAAGAGATTCCCGATATTGACCAATTTGACGTCTATATGGCGCACGGCGGCTATGATGCCCTGAAAAAAGCCTTGGCGGAATACGAACCCGAGGCCCTCGTCGATCTGGTCAAGCGCTCAGGGCTTCGGGGGCGCGGCGGGGCAGGATTTCCGACCGGCGTTAAATGGGGGTTTTTGCCCAAAGACGGCCGTCCCCGCTATCTGGTCGTAAATTCCGACGAAGCCGAACCCGGAACATTTAAGGACCGTGAGTTGATCGAGCATAATCCCCATCAATTAATCGAGGGCATGATCATAGCCAGTTATGCGATCGGGGCCCGAGAAGCATACGTTTATGTACGGGGAGAATTCTTACGCGGGGCCGAACAACTCCGGCGCGCCGTTCGCGAGGCCTACGCCCACGGGTTTTTAGGCGAGCGGATTTTAGGTTCCGACTTTTCGTTGGACATTCACGTGTATCGAGGGGCCGGGGCTTATATATGCGGTGAAGAGTCGGCACTTTTGGAGTCTCTGGAAGGCAAACGGGGCAACCCGCGGTTAAAGCCCCCGTTTCCCGCCGTGGCCGGCTTGTATGGCCTCCCGACCATCGTCAATAACGTCGAGACCATTTGTAATGTGCCGCCGATTGTGATGTACGGGGCGGAGTGGTACACCAGCATGGGGACGGAAAAAAGTCCCGGAATTAAAATTATGTCCGTCAGCGGCAAAGTCCGGCGCCCCGGCAACTATGAAGTACCTTTAGCCACCCCGCTACGCACGCTATTGGAAGAATACGCGGGAGGGATGCTGCCCGGCTATCAAATTAAAGCCGTGATTCCGGGCGGAAGTTCAGTCCCTCTTTTGACTGCCGATCAATTGGATACCCCCCTCGATTATGAGTCCATGATGGCAGCCGGCACCATGTTAGGCTCCGGCGGTTGCATCGTATTGGATGATCAGACCTGTATTGTCAAAGCCGCTGCCCGGTTGGTGAAATTCTACCGTGAGGAGTCGTGCGGCAAGTGCACACCGTGTCGGGAAGGGACCTACTGGATGACCGATGTGCTCGAACGGATTGAAGCGGGTCTCGGTGAGGCGGATGATTTGACGGTGCTGTTGGACATTGCCGACAACATCAGCGGCAAGTCGTTTTGCCCGCTAGGGGATGCGGCCTTAGGGTTTATGGTGAGTGCCGTAAAACACTTCCGCGAAGAGTTTGAGGCACATATTCGGGAGCACAGATGTCCGATGGGAGCGAAAGCCTATGATACGGTTAACTATTGA